TTGCTGTGCCCGGTGATGATCTTTTCCCAGCAGGAAACACCTAAATTCACGCTGAGCGGCTACGTTAAGGATGCCTCCTCTGGCGAAACCTTGATTGGTGCATACGTAGTGGCCAAACCGGCAGATGATCCTGAAACGGCCTCTCCTCCTTATGCCATTACCAATGAATATGGTTTTTATAGCATGACCATTCCGGAAGGCAATTATACAGTAATAGCCAGCTATGTACAAAGCACTTCGGAAGTGCAGCAGCTATCGCTTCAGGAAAACACCCGGCTCAATTTATCCGTGCAAACAAGCCAGGTCTTGAAAGAGGTAGTGATAACGGACAAGCGAGAGGATGGGAATGTGACAGGATCTGAAATGGGCAAGTTCGACCTGAAACCTTCGGAAGTGGAAAACATACCAGTGCTATTTGGCGAAGCAGACATCCTGAAGACCTTGCAACTTCTGCCCGGCATCCAAAGCGCTGGTGAAGGAAATGCCGGTTTCTACGTGCGCGGTGGCGGTCCGGACCAAAACCTCATTCTCCTGGATGAAGCCGTGGTTTATAACTCTGGTCATTTGTTTGGCTTTTTCTCCATTTTTAATTCAGATGCCATTAAAAATACTTCGCTCATAAAAGGAGGAATGCCTGCAGAATTCGGAGGCCGGCTTTCATCCGTACTGGATATTTCAATGAAAGACGGCAACGAAAAGGAATGGCACGGCAAAGGTGGAATCGGACTTATTTCTTCAAAACTTACGCTGGAAGGCCCGCTGGTCAAAGACAAGAGTTCGCTGATGCTTTCGGGGCGCAGAACTTATATTGATGTGCTGATGAAGCCATTCGTGGCAGGAACGGGAGCCGAGGGAAGCGGATATTATTTCTATGATTTCAATGCGAAAGCCAGCTACCGTTTCAGCGATAAAGACCGGATTTATCTCAGCGGATATTTTGGGCGGGATGTCTTTACTTATAATTCTGACGACAGCGATTTCAATCTGAATATTCCCTGGGGAAATGCCACCACAACCTTGCGCTGGAACCACCTCTTCAGCGATAAGCTTTTTATGAATGCTTATGCCATTTACAACGATTATCAATTTGAAGTGGGCGCAGGACAGGAGGACTTGCGGTTTTCTCTTTTCAGTGGCATCAGAGATTATAATGCAGCCACGGATTTCTATTTCTTTCCCGGCAATAATCATAACCTGAAGTTTGGCGCCAACTATACCTATCACCGCTTTACTCCCGGTGCGCTGAGCCTGCAAGCCGATGACGTCCAAATTGACCCTGACGACCTGCGGAACAAATTTGCCCACGAAGCAGCCATTTACATCCAGGATGAATTTGACTGGAAGGAGCGGTGGCGATTCAATTTTGGGTTGCGGGGATCATTCTTTCGTCAAATGGGACCGTATGTTTATAAACCTTCTGCCTCCGCAGATTCCGTTTCATTTGACAAAGGTGAGCCTGTGCAGGATTATTTCGGTCTGGAGCCCCGTGCCAGTTCCCGTTTCCAGATTAATGAGCAATCATCGCTCAAAGCTTCTGTAGCTGTTACCAATCAATACATCCACTTAGTAACCAATTCGGGAAGCACATTGCCCACCGATATTTGGGTGCCCAGCAGCCGCGTGGTGGAACCGCAAAGAGGAATACAATACGCCCTGGGGTATTTCCGGAATTTAGCTAAAAATAAGTATGAGACTTCTGTGGAAGTATATTACAAGGACTTGCAGAACCAAATCGAATTTAACCAGTATTATATTCCTGAACTGAGTTCCGAAATTGAAAAGGATTTCGTGTTCGGGGATGGTGAATCTTATGGTGTTGAGCTTTTTCTGAAGAAACGGACCGGCAGGCTGAACGGCTGGATCGGTTACACCTGGAGCCGCACTTTTCGTACGTTCAAAGACCTGAATCAGGGCAAAGAATTTCCTGCACGATATGACCGCAGACATGATCTTTCTGTAGTGGCAATTTATGAACTGCATGACCGGTGGACTGTTTCCGGCACTTTTGTTTACGGGTCAGGCATTGCATTCACCCTTCCGGAGAGCTATTATTTCATCAATTCACAGCTTGCACTGAACTATGGTGAAATTAATTCCGCAAGGCTCAAGCCTTACCATCGTGCAGATATATCGGCTACCCTCCACGGCAAAAAGGATAAGAAATTCCGGAGCGACTGGGTTTTCAGCATATACAATGTATATAACCGGAAAAACCCCTACATTATCTATCTGGACTATGACGGCAATCTTTTCCGTGGAGACGCTAAGGTTACACCCAAGCAGATCTCATTATTCCCCATCATTCCATCCATAAGCTGGAATTTTAAATTTTAATGGAAATGAATAAGTATTATTTAATGCTTTTTGCAATCCTCTTTTTCTATGGCTGTGAGCAGGAAATAGAACTTGATCTGCCCGAAGCGGAGGAGCAACTGGTGGTTGAAGGACATATAGAAAACGACCGGCCGCCCTACCTCATCCTGACCAGGAGTTCAGAGATATTCGAACCCATCAGCCTTTCAGATGTAGAAGAATTTTTTGTGCATGGCGCAAAGATCACCGTGAATGACGGCTCCCGCACGGTAGAATTGCAGGAAATCACGATAGACTCTGCGGGCCTTCAGGTTTCCGTTTATACCACTTTTGATATGACTGGCGAATCCGGAAGGACCTATACGCTGACCATAGAAGCCGAAGGGAAAACCCTTACCGCCACCACCACGATCCCACATTTGTTGCCATTGGATTCAGTATGGTATGAGCCGCATCCTGAACCCGAAGCTGACACACTGGTCCGGCTTATGGCGCAGTATTCCGATCCTCCGGAGACGAATGACCAGGTGCGGTACTTTACCAGCCGTAACGGCAGGAACTTCTGGCCAGCGTTCAATTCGGTTTATGAAGATGTATTAATAAACGGAATGACCGTTCCAGTGCCGATTGACCGGGGCCTGGACCGCACCAATAGTGTAAACTGGGTCGTTTATCCCTACTTCTCCCGTGGAGACAGCATTGTGCTGAAATGGGCTTCAATTGACCGCCCGCATTTTGACTTTTGGCAAGGTCTTGAATTTCAGGTAAGCAACTCCGGAAATCCTTTTGGCAACATTACGCGTATCAACGGCAACATTGTGGGCGGTCTGGGTATATGGGGAGGCTATGGCGCCCTTTATTACACGGTGGTAGTCCCGGAATAACAAACTGAACGGAGCAGGCCATGATTGCCCGGCCATCACATTGCAGATAACTTCTCCCTTTAGAGGGCGAGTTCATCAATTTTGGCCGCCATAATAAAATCATTCTCCGAGAGGCCGCCAATAGCATGGGTGTAAAGTTCCACTTCTGCACGGCCCCATGAAATATGCAGGTCAGGATGATGGCCCTCCTCCTCTGCAAGGTCTCCTACCTTATTGGCAAACGCCATAGCTTGGGCAAAATCATCGAAAAGGAAAACCCGGCTGATCTTATAATTATCCTCAACCTTCCAGTGTGGATCAATTTCAGTTTTATACTCTTTGATCTGATCAGGCGTAAACTTTTCAACACCCCCCTCGCAAGGCACGCATTTCTTTTCTGTAAGTTCCATGGTTATTTGTTTTGATTAGTTTCTCAACAAAAATGGAAGAAAAAGTTTTTCTGTCTCTTAATCCTCAAATTTTTGTCAGGTGCCTATTGCTGCTGTGGCATCAGCACCTGATCCATTG
Above is a window of Bacteroidia bacterium DNA encoding:
- a CDS encoding TonB-dependent receptor codes for the protein MKYTSLSLFLALLCPVMIFSQQETPKFTLSGYVKDASSGETLIGAYVVAKPADDPETASPPYAITNEYGFYSMTIPEGNYTVIASYVQSTSEVQQLSLQENTRLNLSVQTSQVLKEVVITDKREDGNVTGSEMGKFDLKPSEVENIPVLFGEADILKTLQLLPGIQSAGEGNAGFYVRGGGPDQNLILLDEAVVYNSGHLFGFFSIFNSDAIKNTSLIKGGMPAEFGGRLSSVLDISMKDGNEKEWHGKGGIGLISSKLTLEGPLVKDKSSLMLSGRRTYIDVLMKPFVAGTGAEGSGYYFYDFNAKASYRFSDKDRIYLSGYFGRDVFTYNSDDSDFNLNIPWGNATTTLRWNHLFSDKLFMNAYAIYNDYQFEVGAGQEDLRFSLFSGIRDYNAATDFYFFPGNNHNLKFGANYTYHRFTPGALSLQADDVQIDPDDLRNKFAHEAAIYIQDEFDWKERWRFNFGLRGSFFRQMGPYVYKPSASADSVSFDKGEPVQDYFGLEPRASSRFQINEQSSLKASVAVTNQYIHLVTNSGSTLPTDIWVPSSRVVEPQRGIQYALGYFRNLAKNKYETSVEVYYKDLQNQIEFNQYYIPELSSEIEKDFVFGDGESYGVELFLKKRTGRLNGWIGYTWSRTFRTFKDLNQGKEFPARYDRRHDLSVVAIYELHDRWTVSGTFVYGSGIAFTLPESYYFINSQLALNYGEINSARLKPYHRADISATLHGKKDKKFRSDWVFSIYNVYNRKNPYIIYLDYDGNLFRGDAKVTPKQISLFPIIPSISWNFKF
- a CDS encoding DUF4249 domain-containing protein, with the translated sequence MNKYYLMLFAILFFYGCEQEIELDLPEAEEQLVVEGHIENDRPPYLILTRSSEIFEPISLSDVEEFFVHGAKITVNDGSRTVELQEITIDSAGLQVSVYTTFDMTGESGRTYTLTIEAEGKTLTATTTIPHLLPLDSVWYEPHPEPEADTLVRLMAQYSDPPETNDQVRYFTSRNGRNFWPAFNSVYEDVLINGMTVPVPIDRGLDRTNSVNWVVYPYFSRGDSIVLKWASIDRPHFDFWQGLEFQVSNSGNPFGNITRINGNIVGGLGIWGGYGALYYTVVVPE
- a CDS encoding 4a-hydroxytetrahydrobiopterin dehydratase — encoded protein: MELTEKKCVPCEGGVEKFTPDQIKEYKTEIDPHWKVEDNYKISRVFLFDDFAQAMAFANKVGDLAEEEGHHPDLHISWGRAEVELYTHAIGGLSENDFIMAAKIDELAL